TTGTCACTATCTTTTCTAGGCACATGACCAATTGCTTTCCAATCTGCCTGAATTTTTTTCATTAACGGTGTTACCGCTTCAAAGTCTTCGCTATCTTTATTTTCGTTAGCAATTTTAATTAGCTCTCGCTTCTTTTCAAGATTTGTATACTGCTCTTTCTTTTGATTCTTATAAAAAACGTTTTTTGCTTTATTAAAATCACGTGTAGCCTCTTTAAATGCACTCCAAATCTCTTTGTTCTTAGACCTTGGCACTTTTCCAGTTTCAAAATATGCATCGCGAAGCTCCTGAATTTTCTTCATGCTATGCTGCCATGAAGAGTGATTTGGTTTTGTTTTTTCTTGCTGCGCTTTAATTTGAGCAACTAAATCTTTCTTTACTTCAAAATTAGTTTCGTAGGTAGCTTCTAAAGCGTCTTGCTGTGCTTGACGTTTGTCGTGAATTACTTTAGTAGCTTCACTAAACTTTTCCCAGACATCTTCTCTGTATTCTTTCGCAACAGGCCCTATTTCTTCCTTCCACATTTTGTGTAAAAGCTGTAACTCTCTAAACGCCTTGTTTATGTCAGTCTCTTGTTGAAGTTCTTCTGCGCGAATGATTAGCTTAAGTTTAGCATCTAGGTTATGCTTAAAATCTAAGTCGCGAAACTCCCTGTTTAAATGAAGAAAATCATAAAAATTTTCTACGTGGTGGTGGTAGGTATTCCAAGTTAAATTGTATTTGTCTCTAGGAATGGGCCCTGCAGTATGCCATCGCTCTTGAATATCTTTAAAATGCTTATAGGTAGTATTTATATTCTCTTCTGCACTTAACAGTCCTTTCAATTCTTCTATAAGCTCCTCACGTTTTGCAAGATTGGCTTGTAAATCTTTTTTGAGATTTTTATAGTAGTTATTTCTCTTTTCTCTGTAATCGAAAAACAAAGAATTAAATTCTTTTTTAAGTGGCGTAGAGTAGTGGAAGTCTATAATATTACCTCCTTCTGCTAAAAATTCTTCTTTTTTCTCTTCTAATGCTTCGGAAAATTTAGCGTTAAACTCGGTTTTAATTTCTTCGGCTTCTTTCTTAATATCTTGTACGGGCTTATTTTTAAGCAACGCAGCAAAGGCTTCAATAAGACCCTTCTTGTCCATTGAATGATAATCAACCGCATCTTCTTCGTCCTCTTCGGTATCTTCTTCGTCGTCGCTAGACGTCATCTCTTCTTCTTCTTCTTCTTCCTCTGAATCAGAAATATCATCGTCATTTTCTTCGGAAACTTCCTTTTTTTCAGCGGCTGCTACTGGTTCTTCACTTGCACTAGTGTTTTCTTCTGAAGTTTTAGGTTCGCTTTCGGCTTGAGGGTTGGCTACATCTTCTTCAACCGAAGTGGTATTAGAGGTGTCTTCAGACTCGGTAGGCTTTTGCGTCTCGTCATTGGGGATGTTTTCGAGCGTATTTTTTTTTGGAGTCGAATTTTCTTCTTGAGGTGTGTTTTCGTCAGACATTTTTTTCAATGTTAAGGTTCGCTAGTTAGGAGGGTTCAAGATACTAACTACTATACAAACGACAAAGGAGAACACTTTATTTTGAAGGGAACAATTAGCTTAGCTATTCCAAATCTTCCAAGATTTTTTTGCTTGATACTCGAGCATTTTAAAACCATTGCTAACTCTAGCCCCTCTAGCAAGACCGCGTTTCATGAATTCTGTCTCTCGCGGATTATAAATTAAATCGAACAATACGTGATGCCTTCCGAGACTGGTGTACGGGATGTTTGGAGCTTCAGATATGTTTGGTGTTGTACCTAAAGGTGTGCAATTAATAATTAGAAAATGCTCTTCTAGTACTTTTGGGGTAACCTTTTCGTAGGTAATTGTATTTTCAGAAGAAGTACGTGACACCTGAAGATATTCAAAATTCATAGCATCTAGTACATATCTAATAGCTTTAGAAGCCCCGCCAGAACCAAGAATTAGCGCAGTTTTTTTATATATAGGTAGAAAATGAGCCAATGCCTTTGCAAAACCGTAGTGGTCTGTATTATAGCCAATTAATTTGCCGTCTTTTCTAAATTTAATGGTATTAACAGCCCCAATTTGTTTCGATTCTTTATCTAGCCTGAAAAGGTGTGGAATGATAGCCTCCTTATACGGAATTGTAACATTGAGACCTTTTAAATCTGGTATGTCACTAATTAAATCTTTGAAATTTTGAATGCAGGGTACATCAAAGTTGAAGTACGTATGGGGGAGTGCTTCCTTTTCGAACTTTATACTGAAAAATGTTTGGGAAAAAGAATAGCCAATATCTTTTCCCAATAATCCATATTTAGCCATATTGAGGATGGTTATTTCTTTTTTTGATAGAAATCGAGGCTTAATACAATTCCAATCCCGACAAATATAAAGAGAATAGCTAAGAAAGTCTCGAAAGAAAATTCTGAGGGCCAATATCTATCATAACCACTTATAATTTTCTCTCCGTTGGCATCTATACTAATATTTCCGAAGGAATCGTACGCATACTGCTTGTGTTTCCAAGGCCATACAACTCCGAGTGAGCCCGCAATAAAACCAATAATTACCGCATAGGTGGCTTTCCTGAAATGTTTTAAAACGTATGCTAAACCATGCGACAGTGAGACTAGACCTGTAACAGATCCAAGGGTAAAGACCGCCAGAATTTTTAGCATCTGTAAACGTTCGGTATTAGAAATAAAGCTAGTGTCACCCTGGATTAATTCAGAAAAAGTATCGTACAATGCATTAACGGAATCTACTAAAAGTAAAACATAATTACCCAGTAAAATTAATATGAAAGAACCAGACAACCCAGGAAGTGTCATTCCAGACACGCTAATAATTCCGCAGAAAAAAACAAATAGCAGGTTGCTGTTTTCTCTAGCAGGCTCTAAAAAACTAATACTTACTCCGGCGATAATACCACAAAGTAGATAGGCTAGGTAGCGTCTATTCCATTCGCCAAAATCTTTTGCAATGTAATAGATAGAGCCTATAATCATCCCAAAAAAAGCACTCCAAACAAGTAGCTCGAACTTTATAATAAGATAGTCTAGAAGCTTAGAAACGCTAAAATAACTAATAATCATTCCTAAGAGGAGAAGGCCTAGAAACTTGCCATTTATGTACTGAATAAAGCTTTTAAAACGACCGTTAAAAAGTAGCGAAAAGGCTTTTCTATTTACCTTCTGAAGTGAATAAATAAACTCTTCATAAAACCCCCCTACAAAGGCTACGACACCACCAGAAACTCCAGGAACCTTATTTGCTGCACCCATAAAGAGGCCTTTAAGTACCAGCCAAATTTTGTCTGAAAAGGTTCGAGTTTGCTGCATTAACGTTCTTTTTTGGTCGCTGCAAAGCGTTCCATGATAAAGATAGTTAAAAACCCAATGACCATAAAAATGACTGCATACATAAGTTGCGGGTCTTCTGGATAACTTCCGGGAAGAATGCTTTTTTCTAAAAACGGTACTTCATTACCGCTATGATTTATACGCGTTTCTAATACTTTTTTCCAAGGCCAAATTTTGTTTAAAGCTCCAATCATAAATCCAGTAAGTACTGCTAGAGTAATGTTCTTAAAATTTTTGAACATATAATTTAACGCCCTAGAAAACACCTTTAACCCTACTATAGCACCAAGACCAAAAACAAATAACTTAGTAAAAGCTCCAAAAAAGAGGTTGGCGTCAAGTTTTGTTATTCCGTCACCTAACTGTGAAAGAGTACCAATCACCGATGTATACGCACCAAGGAGAAGTAAAATAAAGGCACCACTAATACCTGGAAGTATCATTGCTATGATTGCAATGAAGCCTGCAAAAAACAAAATCCAAGTACTATCTATGGTTCCCACGGGCTTAGCAAGCGTGATTGCATACGCAAATCCAGCAGCAATGACCAAAGCAATAATAACTTTTACATTCCATGACACGATTTGGTTTCCTACATAAAGAATACTCGCTATTACAAGTCCGAAAAAGAAGGACCACACCAAAATAGGATGATTTTCTAGCAAATAGGTAATTAATTTAGCTAGCGATAGTATGCTTATAAATACACCTCCAAAGAGGGCTAGTAAAAATCCTAGGTTGTAGGTATTCCAAGCTGTTTTGAATCCAGATTTTTTCCAAAGTTTAAAAAAACCTAAATTCAAGTTGTGTATGGTCTCGATGAGTTCTTCGTAAATACCAGCAATAAAGGCAATTGTACCTCCAGAAACACCAGGAACCACATCTGCGGCACCCATGGCAAGTCCTTTTAAAGTTATGGTAAGGTATTGAAAAAATGATCTTGAAGGCATACAAATAAGCTTAGTGTTGCCTCAAAAATACGGAAATTAGACAGAGGTATTTTTATGTTTCTCAATTATTTGACGTACGCGTGTTTTTGCGTATACCTTCGGAAAAAGTTCTTCAAGAATCATTAGATAATCTGTGTTTGAACGCAATCCGTTTTTTAGATGAAACTCTGCTTTTCGGCCTTCTTTTAAAATATAAAACAGTCCGGCGAGGCGAAATTCAATTTCCACATTGTCTGGATAGAATTCGGTTGCCTGGAATAAGTTGCTTACTGCCGATTGAAACTCACCTAGCTTAATTAAGAGATCTGTTCTAGAGAGCCATGTGTCTAACTCGTAGTTACCAAGTTCTAAGGTTCTCCTGTAGCCGTGCTCTGCTTCTTCAAAACGCATAAGGCGCATGTTAATGCGGGCGTACCTTTTCCAGTAAAGCACATTTTCGCCATCTATATTAATTGCTTTTTCAATATAATAAAGTGCTTTTTCGAAGTCTTGTTGCTTTAAGAAGTAATCTGTTATAGCAATCCATCCTTTGTCAAGCAACCCGTCTTCTTCTACACATTTATTGTAAAACTGAAGCGCGAGGTCGTTGTCACCTAATTTCTCGTAGCATTTGCCTATACGCAACAAGGCGAACGATGTAGGGTCGTCTAGCCCAAGTGTAATAGTATAGCTTTCAATGGCCTCACTGTATCGTTTAAGGCGCTCTAAAGCCTTTCCTTTTTCAAGGTAAGCACCAATAAACCTATCGTCACTAATAATAGCAAAATCGAAAGCTGCTAGG
This Rasiella rasia DNA region includes the following protein-coding sequences:
- a CDS encoding DUF368 domain-containing protein; protein product: MPSRSFFQYLTITLKGLAMGAADVVPGVSGGTIAFIAGIYEELIETIHNLNLGFFKLWKKSGFKTAWNTYNLGFLLALFGGVFISILSLAKLITYLLENHPILVWSFFFGLVIASILYVGNQIVSWNVKVIIALVIAAGFAYAITLAKPVGTIDSTWILFFAGFIAIIAMILPGISGAFILLLLGAYTSVIGTLSQLGDGITKLDANLFFGAFTKLFVFGLGAIVGLKVFSRALNYMFKNFKNITLAVLTGFMIGALNKIWPWKKVLETRINHSGNEVPFLEKSILPGSYPEDPQLMYAVIFMVIGFLTIFIMERFAATKKER
- a CDS encoding shikimate dehydrogenase family protein, with the translated sequence MAKYGLLGKDIGYSFSQTFFSIKFEKEALPHTYFNFDVPCIQNFKDLISDIPDLKGLNVTIPYKEAIIPHLFRLDKESKQIGAVNTIKFRKDGKLIGYNTDHYGFAKALAHFLPIYKKTALILGSGGASKAIRYVLDAMNFEYLQVSRTSSENTITYEKVTPKVLEEHFLIINCTPLGTTPNISEAPNIPYTSLGRHHVLFDLIYNPRETEFMKRGLARGARVSNGFKMLEYQAKKSWKIWNS
- a CDS encoding tetratricopeptide repeat protein; this encodes MPSNPNEYNNFPLSRFESMLKTNDVYFFDSEEFEQIIQHYLENGKVALAKKATKLGLEQHPTATSLKLFQIEMFIFENELDTAEALLDDLYLLEQSNEEIYIQKANIFSRRDDHKNAIKLLEKALEITNDESDVLSLIGMEYLFLEDFDNAKRSFMRCLEQDEQDYSALYNIIYCFEYLQEHEAAIDYLNDFLNKNPYCEVAWHQVGKQYYILKEYKKALAAFDFAIISDDRFIGAYLEKGKALERLKRYSEAIESYTITLGLDDPTSFALLRIGKCYEKLGDNDLALQFYNKCVEEDGLLDKGWIAITDYFLKQQDFEKALYYIEKAINIDGENVLYWKRYARINMRLMRFEEAEHGYRRTLELGNYELDTWLSRTDLLIKLGEFQSAVSNLFQATEFYPDNVEIEFRLAGLFYILKEGRKAEFHLKNGLRSNTDYLMILEELFPKVYAKTRVRQIIEKHKNTSV
- a CDS encoding DUF349 domain-containing protein, producing the protein MSDENTPQEENSTPKKNTLENIPNDETQKPTESEDTSNTTSVEEDVANPQAESEPKTSEENTSASEEPVAAAEKKEVSEENDDDISDSEEEEEEEEMTSSDDEEDTEEDEEDAVDYHSMDKKGLIEAFAALLKNKPVQDIKKEAEEIKTEFNAKFSEALEEKKEEFLAEGGNIIDFHYSTPLKKEFNSLFFDYREKRNNYYKNLKKDLQANLAKREELIEELKGLLSAEENINTTYKHFKDIQERWHTAGPIPRDKYNLTWNTYHHHVENFYDFLHLNREFRDLDFKHNLDAKLKLIIRAEELQQETDINKAFRELQLLHKMWKEEIGPVAKEYREDVWEKFSEATKVIHDKRQAQQDALEATYETNFEVKKDLVAQIKAQQEKTKPNHSSWQHSMKKIQELRDAYFETGKVPRSKNKEIWSAFKEATRDFNKAKNVFYKNQKKEQYTNLEKKRELIKIANENKDSEDFEAVTPLMKKIQADWKAIGHVPRKDSDKIWKEFKAACNHYFDRIHTKKNEASQEEKDNFAKKETLLAALKKSELTGDHKADLASIKNSIKEWKELGRVPYKKKGIEQDFNKVLDGLFKKLDLGKNEAELIKYENKLSSMVSQEDERKLQNEQYFISKKIGEAKAEINQLENNLGFFQHVPDDNPMVAEVHKNIAKHKEQLEVWKKKLIQIKSARSNS
- a CDS encoding DUF368 domain-containing protein, with product MQQTRTFSDKIWLVLKGLFMGAANKVPGVSGGVVAFVGGFYEEFIYSLQKVNRKAFSLLFNGRFKSFIQYINGKFLGLLLLGMIISYFSVSKLLDYLIIKFELLVWSAFFGMIIGSIYYIAKDFGEWNRRYLAYLLCGIIAGVSISFLEPARENSNLLFVFFCGIISVSGMTLPGLSGSFILILLGNYVLLLVDSVNALYDTFSELIQGDTSFISNTERLQMLKILAVFTLGSVTGLVSLSHGLAYVLKHFRKATYAVIIGFIAGSLGVVWPWKHKQYAYDSFGNISIDANGEKIISGYDRYWPSEFSFETFLAILFIFVGIGIVLSLDFYQKKK